In Acanthochromis polyacanthus isolate Apoly-LR-REF ecotype Palm Island chromosome 9, KAUST_Apoly_ChrSc, whole genome shotgun sequence, the DNA window cCATGCTTAAACAGCTGTGGATGAGTGAAAACCAGAACTATATTTAGTtgcctgtgtctgtctgctgcgTCACGCATATTTCTGATGCAACCAGCCAGAGTACATGGCAACCAGCCATGTGACTGTGGTGTCTCAAGTCACGGCTTTAGGTACAGTAAAACACATCAGTTTCTTTGAACTTATCAGCCCTGATTGTTACACAcctctggatattaattttctTTATACACTATTTGGACAGTTTCTTTTACAGCTGCTCTTATCTGTGCAACTGTAGGCGTCAAGGAGGTGAGCTTTAAGGCCAAGGTGTCGGAACACATTCACATATATTCACGTTTTATTATCAGGATAATCGTAAATGAAAGGTAACATCTGCTCACACAAAGTGATTGTAGCAATCTAATGTAGATAAACAGAAGATCTTAAAAGCTGGTAAAACATTTATAATGGTCCCAAATAGGCTTCGGCTGACTGTAAGGCACCAGAGCATGTAGTCCAACATGAGAGGCATGTGGTGCACATACTTTTTCCTCCGTAGAATCACAAAAAGGACACATCTTTActtgaacaatattttttgtccattttaaccTTTCAAGTTTATGACCAAGAGCAAATATCAATCTACATGTGCAGGTGTAAAGAaatagtttttcattttgagattTTGCTCGTGTGTGAGTTAAACATGGAGCTTGAGTGTGAAGTCacctttatttatataacacattttaaacaatagCTGTtgagccaaagtgctttccagtagaGAAATGAGATGGGCATTACAAATTTACCtcacaagtttaaatattaaggttaggACCTTACAGTATTATTTATGGGAATTTATCTGTGTAATTAAAATATTATGGCTATAACCCTACAATATTATGTAAAATGTCAGTTGACCAGTCAGATGAAATATTATGGCTATGGCCCTACCTTATTATATGTAGTACAAATTAACCTGATGAACCTAAATGCTAAGGTTAAGAACCTACCATAATTTATGCTCTAAGGAATTTTGCTTGTGTATGGATCCATGTTAATCAGTCAGTTTCAGAGGTGTTGGTAGGTGTTTCATTGTACAGAGTTAGGCCAGCTGTTTCCCTGTGCTTCCATTCATAATGCCAAGCTAACAGGTCTCCAGCTCTGCATTTCATGCAAAGACATGACAGCGGAATCcatcttttcattttaactcatGGAAAGTAGGAAACAGagcatttagtttattttctaAAAAGGGCAACATTAAACAGGTAACTTTTAGtgttcatcaaatttcaaacagTATTAAAGACAGAGAGACTTATCAAGTGAAGCAATGTCACAagacaaaaagatttttttctgtctgaactGCTGAACAGGTTCTTTTTCTGAGATAGAAGACAAGCAACTTCTCTCAGGTAAAGTTGTTTATTCTGCAATGCCAAGTCGCTTGATATCAAGGACCATTACTGTTCAGAGGCCTATTGTTAACAAAATGTTAATCTGTAGCCGTCTTCTCAGGGATGGATGAAGTTCACAGTATTCAGTGCCTTTCCATAGAATGTGCAACAATCTTATTGGTCAAAACTGTTATAGAGGAACTGCGTTAAACTCGGCCTTCTCTTTGTTGGTGCACAGGCATGTCCTTGCTGACCTGGTCAATTCACCTTTGGTTTATCCCAATTCACAAAGTGTGGGATCTTGAACATTATTCAAGATCCTCCTGGCTTAAGGTCAACACAACTCTTTTTATTAGCACTTAAACAGCATATAAATCAGTGTTAAGGCAGTCTGtttaatagaaataataataaaaataataaattcttTATCTTTAAAAACTGTCATTGAATTAACCATCAGTGACATACCATTCTACTGGAAAACTCAATTAAATCTAAGCTTAAGATcatgatattttatttaaatcataTTGTTCTAAATGCTTAATTTAAAGTTGAATAAAGTATATAAATTATTTGCttgaaatctgtaaaaaaatatatatatatatctgcaCTCATTGCAACAGGGAAGCAGTTGCAAGCAACAGTCACATAACAGagattcagggacttttcagttgaactgcaggccgtgtttacacagagcagagagaagattagtatgacaaaaaatgtaagCAGTGAAATATCAATCGTATGTAGAATCGCCTTTTTTCTCCAGTGTTGCTAACAACTGTGTGCacttatgtaaaataaatatttttatatgaTTTATGACATAATAGGTTAAAGACTTTTCTCTACATCTGCCCATAGCTGTGGCGTTTCAATAGAGGTgcaaaaatgagcccacagtggggaaaaatgtcacaggagcaaataaatgaaacaaacacaaactgtttgggattcagagggttaattgtTCAAATGGCTGACTTTGcacattacattaaaaaagaTAGCAGTAAAAATGTGAGGGAACATGCCAAATAAAGTATACTTTACTATGGATTATGTCCAGTGCTAATACCTTGTGATCATAGTAACATTACATAAtaaaactagacgagcccccagtagggggcagaaccacgcccatgcatgatactctgtatcaattttgatcatcctacgtatatcctttcctacttgatctgctgacctctaactccacaactgagcaggggaccttagactgatcttcagtgccaagtttgattatcctgacttcagcacttgcagagatatctgaccggatatacccacccacatacatacttacccagccagccagccagccagataccaaagcaaatgcagtaaccctgctgacgtacgtcaggcgtggttaataaagAGGGGTCACTTCAAAGGTATTAAGTCCAAATGACTCCCATAAAGAATAGCACAGGACAGTCAGATGATACAAAGATAATCAACTGACTTGGCCAACACACTCATAGATCATAATTGTGCCCCTTAATAACTCAACCGTCAAACACATTCTGGACCCAGAGGAGGAAGTCCTCCTTTGTTCCCAGAGCCATCCTGCTTCTTAATTCAGCTCAGTAGACCTTTCTTAAAAattttttacacacacattcttTTAACATAGTATTTAAGAGtagactttttatttattttaacacacacattcttTTAACATAGTACTTAAGagtagacttttttttattttagcacacacatttttttaatcatagtATTTAAGGAGTACTTTACTGCCCCATACATGAGGAACAAAAAAGCACTTTAAATTTACaatgttctttttaatgttgttttgtctttttgtgtgtatttgcttGTCTCACTTGGCTGTCCTTCTTAAGCTGCTTGTATGCCCTTTTTAATTGCTTCTtgaggacaaataaagttttttgaattgaatttaactgaactgcatCAAAGGGAAACAGAGACAAAGGCAATAAAAAGATGAAAGTTAAAGCTGTAATGTATTGTAAATGAGCGAAACTGTCCTTTCAAGTCACCTGTTCAGTTTTAGGAGTCAAAGTTGAATGTAAGAGGTGAATAATCATGACAAAGCAAATTTAGTTTCactcatttatttctttgttgttattttttacaaacagtaaatggcacattttcataaataacACTTTAAGCATTTAATTTGATTCTCTCTTTAaataaatttcatttcatttgtaaCAATGTACAATTCCCGTCATGTAAAagtacttttctttttaaactgacaaaaacatgtaacaAAGACAGGAAGGATATAAACAAGCATGCCACCTGCATATTCCACTCTGGAAAATCTGAAAACTGTAACACACTTTTGCATTAACAGTAATATCTACTGTAGGTTTAAGAAGAACAATATCATCGCACATTATTTTCAGTAAATATCCATAAAACCAAACAATGCCCATGCTGTTCCTGTGCAAATCCCTTGCTCAAAATATATACTACAAGTATGCACATTTCCAACTCCATCAGCAGATGCTCCAGAATTTATACAAATCCTTTACTTTTCATTCCTATAGAAGTCATGCTGTAGATAAAGCTCGATCTGACATGCAGATACTTTTTAATTTAGCATGAAGTTATCCTGCTTTGGTGTAAATGGACTTTAAGTTGTTAGAAGCAAGCATGTCACTGAAAATAATAGAAACACTGAGGAATGATTGTCCTGCAGCAAACAGATCAATTCAGGGGATTTAATCTTGTGTGATGCTGGCTCTCGTTTCATGAATGGATGTTTCCCACTCCCTCTTCAACATAAAGCTCTGTAATGCAAATACAGAAAGTTtaattctctctctgtctctggcACCTATACCCTGACACTTCAACTGTCTGACATAATCAATACACAAATATAGTATTTAAATCTGGCAGTGTGTCAGTAGGCAAGCACTAAATGGAAACTGATCTAACTTGACACATATCAGGTTTGCctattcatttttctctgcttcctctgatGGCATTTGGTTAAGGGACAGTGCCTGTGTCCATTCCTGGAATGTCAGCCAGTACTCCGACTGACAGCTCTTTTGATATATGAGGGCCGATAGGAACGGTCAGCAACACGGAACACTGCGAGGGGTTGGGGTTCTTAAATAACCCCCTTCTCCCACCCTAATGAACCCAGACTGGCCATGGCGGGTATTTCCCCCGATTTCATGTCAGGCCTGAGGCGCAGATCAATTTGCTAGAACACCTTCGTAGCACAAAATAGAATTGATTGGTTATGGGCAGGCAGGCTTGAGGAGATGAACAGCTGTGCTTTATGTAACATCGGGGGTTGTTTGAGGATCAGCTAACATTTCCTGAATTCACATACAGTCTGAATTTAAAGAGCTGAAACATGACTTGGCAAAAGGGAAGATGCCCTGGAGGACTGACAACAATCTGACAGCACTGTATGTCAGGTTCATATTTAGTCGTTTCCCTTTTTAAGATGAAAATAATGAGTGACTGTGATTAAAGAATCAGACTCTGCTCTTGATTTCTCAGATGGCTCAAATactcataaaaaagaaataaatgtattacTGTACTTGCTTCAGGTCTGGGTCAATACGATACTGTAGTTTGGATTTTGGTGTCCCTTAACTGAGTGCTGGCTGTTTGGACGATTGGTCAGTGACCCAAGACTCCAGACAGGCCATCGTCCAGCATCTGATTTAATGTATCGTGTCTCTTTTGCACACATAAGCATATGCACAGAAGAGAACATTTCCCTGTATATCAGGGATTAGTTACAGAGGGCTGACATTACAAACCAGTCTGGAGAGTTCAATGAACGAGACCTCTTACCTTAATGTCAGATGTCACGACCAACCTCTGCTATCATTGACTTTGGCCTGGAAACAACATATTAACGTTAAGCCaagagcaaataaaaatattttgcttGGTAATCTAGCCCATATTAGGCTGTACTCCCTGTTGCCAAATTATATTTATGTGTTACTATGTAATATAAGAAGTCAGATATCTTGCATATTGCACTGAGCTGTATGTACTGAAAATGAGGTCACCTTTCTTTAGGGAGCGTTGAGTTTGTCTGCTGCCGCTCCTGTTCAAGTCTGTAAGTACGACAGGGAAGCCTTATTATTTTTATGAACAAATAGGAAAAACTGTGTTCATTATAACTTGTTTCAACACTAAATCAGAGGGAAGTCTACTGCTTACCTTTCCCTTTGTGTTCTAATCTTCTCATCATCATACCTTTAAAAAATTGGAATAAAAAATCTCATTACATCAACATAATTGATAAGTTTCCAACTGTAAatcatatgtaaaaaaaaaaaaaaaaaaaaaaaagagccaaagaCTCTGTTGACCCTGTTTAATGTGTTTAGATATTCACTGCAGCTCTACCCAGGAAGTCCTACAGTTATTGAATGTAAAGGTACAGCCACCTACAGCTTGCTTGAAAATCAGTATGAACACTTATACAGTGTCTATTTCAGCTGCTGGCTGCAGGAATTTACTGTCATGATTATATTAGTTATTTTTAGGCTCCCCACCATATTCCAGAAAAActagaaatagaaataacagaaatagaTAATAACAGAAATAACTACAACGTGAGTGCTGAATTAGAGCTACATTACACATATCAATATTCCACTGTTTTAGTTGCCCAAGCCCAAAAAAGTAGACACTGAGaactgtgcatttaaataaaagctaaaaataacCAACTGTCACTCCTAACAAATCATTCTTTTACACTGTTTGGCTGAGGTTTGACTCGATCTTATGGTGAGAATTCTGTCTGGGCATTATTACTGTAAACTGACAATGCACAAAGCTTAGACAGACTGGTGCAGTGTTTCATCGGCGTCCCTTGGTGGCAGAAAGTACTTACTGCAGCACGCACTCAGGGATCTGCACATGCTCCATGGGGATAATCTGGCTGAGTTCCTCCAACGTTTGAACATAACGGATCTTATCCATGAATTTCACACTGTAGCAAAAAATTACAACATGCAGTTATTGTCACATATGATCATGTCTAAAAACATGTGTCTATATCATATAGCACAGTGCTCATTCTGGAGTTTTGCACCAGCTACACCTttatgtttgtgatgttttgacGTACCCTAAATCTGCTGTACACTGCTATTATTTGTTTAAGATCTTCCTTTTGCTTCTTGGACATGTTAAGAGAGATGACTCGACAGTCAGCAAATGCACTGGTGGACCATAAATATGTTCTCACCTGATGAAAGGTCTTGAGATCGCCAGGACAGTGCGGATGAACCATGTTGGGTGAGCAATAATGAGACACTTTAGATTCTTTCTCAGTCTGCAAGAGATAATCAGACAATATTAATGATCATTGTTGTACATTTTCAACGTGATGAATTCCCATTTATTGCCATTGTTTTAATCTTTAGCAATAAcaacatcattcacatttttaacttttcttctcatttctaTCACTTCTGCATGCAGACACAATTCTGATGCTGTTCATCTTACTTCCTGTCTATCATCTGGTAGCATCTCTTCAGCCAGCTGATGCCAGGCATCTTCCTGCGAGGAGTTGCTCCATTCAGGTAAATAATCATGTAGTCTTCTGCCACCAGCAGCTCCAGGCTGCTTACAACATACCTGACAACAGAGCAAACAAACTCACACCTACTGAAACTTCATGACAGAAGCACAAAAATGAAGATGCTTCATTTCATAGCAAATCTATGAGGGTTACACTGATTCGTTGTTCATTTAATATtagtaataatttaaaatgtggtTTGACATGCATGTTAAGAAGAAATATTTTCTTCTCTAATGTCCTTTGATAGAATAAAGCGGATATAtataatgaatgaatggatgtcCTTTGATCAATTATGCAGAGATGATGGGAAATAAAGTAGGATCCTACTGAAGTTTGCTATTGTAAAGGAATcccttaagaaataaaaaaaagaatattacaGAAATAGATTCTCCATGATGTATGCATAGTCCTCACAGCTGCTGTCAGGCAGGTGGCAGGCTGCAAACACAATGATGGCATTCAAACCCTCACCATAGTAACCTGAAAGGAAGAAAGACACATGCAGTGCAAAGGTAGGGGCAAGTTATGGTATCAGCCAGTCAAGTCATCAATTGCATTTTCTCATCAAAGTATTGCTTTTTGAAGTGAAAGTAAATATCTATGCATTCTTGCTGTGAGTGGATGTTGGGATCTAATGTTCTTTGATGGTCTAAAGCTGCTTCAGAGGCTTACAGGTTGAGTAAATATTCAGCAAGCACAAATGCAGGCTGTGCACTTAAATGTATCAGAACATaaatcttttttattgttttgtgtgtgcactCTCCTTCACTTGATGTACTTCTCAGAATTAAAATTGGTCAGTTTGCTTTCTTTTGAACCCATTTTGAATGAACTCACACACTGTCTGACTAACCTCCATGTGTGACCACCCTCAGGTATGGTCTGATGACCTGCATGTCAATACGTTGCTCCTGGTCACCGATGATCACTGTTCGCCACAGACGACCAGACGAgtctctctcctcctcactTTCACCTGGAAGACGCTTAGCAGTGGCAACAGGAGTGTCATCTGAAAGCAAGGGGACACCATAGAGTTCCTACTCAGATTGTGCAACCTTcctctttgcttttgtttttacatttaagaaaTCACATTAAATCAGCATGAGGGAGGTTATAGTCAGAGAACTGAAacttttcttcactgtcattaatAAAACTGTAATGTTTCAACAAACTGTACTTTCAGGatatagataaaataaaaggaatCCTTAAGAATCCTAGTTTTGTTATCCATTACACAAAATCCCTGCAATGAACACTGTTGACAAGATTAACATACGCTAGCTTTAGCTGGCTGTGGAAGATAGTATTTATTTACTCTCTAGTTATTTCAAACTGATAAAGTGTTATTGTTTCACTAGATTCATTATAGAAAGGCAAAAGAGAATACTGTATAAGTATAAAATACACTTAACAGCtgtaaaaagaccaaaaatgctGCCTTGCTTTTCAAGCCAATTGTTTATAAAGACATTCAATGATTAAATTTAAAGCTTTTGGTTTCAGTTGACAGTTGGCAGCTATATGTGTTAAGGCAACCAAAGGGAGACAGGAAATGATTTACTTTTCAAATAAATTCTGGCATGTTTCCCTTAACCTTTAAAGTTCTTCAATATTGGTTTCAACAGTTGTCATTAACATTTGATATCTATCTGACCTTCCCACTCCAGTTCGTTGCCATTGTTAATGAACTCCAGAGAGTCGGTCTCATCAGGAGTCTCAATGTCATCAACATTGATGTCCAGGTCATCAGGGGTTTCCAGGAAGTCATCAGAGAGCACTGAGCCTTCACTCTGGTCCAGAGACAGGTTCATGTCAGGGGCAACAAGTGTGCGACGCTTACGCTGGGTCATGGACTCCCCCACATTCAGACTGGTTGGAGGATCTAAAAGAGCAGGTCAAGAAAGTTCAGATACAATAtgtagtaaaaaaataataaaaataaatcaaatgtaatgctgtttgtttatttcacttACTGGTTCTGTTGTCAGTGAGGCCACATGAATCAATATCTCCATCTTCTGGTAGCGGCCTACAGAGACAGATAAGAATATACAGGGTCAGGGGCCGGAcgggacaaggtacgttttatccgtttgtttcctggctataaaagacacaagcagaaacaaaaaatcaagccgttttttcgttttttcgttttgagcaaaaaacaaaaaaacaggaaacggttcgttttttcgttttttcgttttgaacaaaaaaacaaaaaaaaaatggaaacggTATTACTACTATattccaacctcataaaccaaagccaggtcaggttctcatatatgtgcgcgtgcactcacatgtccacgcgcgcgcgcgcagcagcagaagcagcagcagcagctcctttatttcaaactaccaattagatacttatagacattatagagtcagcagctcctcctcctgccatcaggtagagctgatgtttcctctccatcaggctccctttcctaaacgtaaaccttagctccagctgtagtgttccctaaagtggcagtattcacaggacaagcaacaggcttattaaaacactgaaatagtttcatttagctttgctttctttttcttattttttctccactgactgatgttgggtcattagaagttctagactcatgtccctcttcttctaagccaggggtattcagctaaaattcagagaggtccagtcagcaaaggtccagaacatcataatgtctaacttgagttactgtgatatatgctgatgtaacctggtagttttattagagtctgcctgtaatcaaaaactgactgtcaaataaattcagtacggttcaaaaacattttgacatttattaataaataacttatatgtaactgtatatcttaaaataaagtgcagaacttaaaaaacatgactgaacaacctgaattaacttctatacatctttaacaataattaaatctcataaatgtaaacatgtgaacacttttacatttttgtctgtctcatatcactcccctaatatctctgcagttTAATGGGacaactgagctgctgcttgtttgagccgttctcaaaacatattttgattatgttcatagttgagaaagctgccttacagctgtttgctgagccaaacatggtcagcatgtgaccacagtctgtcctctagagatgtataaggcacaaaagatacggtccgaatttccatataaccacttaaaaatgcgcaaacacatgtattagtatgtttttttgacataacgttcacttttctctgtgtcaggaagcggtgaagctgtatgggacaggggaaggtgtctggctgagaacagcgCTCACTAAAGGCGgcccgcggtccggatccggacccagacgccgtctatacgggtgtaaatttgacaggtcgcttctattttaccggggcagctttccagtgtttatcattggtctatcggctcagaaacgcacagaccaattatgtacgagttcaggcatcccacgtgacgctactcagccaatgacgtcgctgaatcgcatcgcagctctgccttcaaaaagcagctgagagatgaacgacaaagaggacagtagtgatgggaGTTCAggtcttttcagagagcttttggcactgcttctgaagaaaagccggttctttcggctcccaaatggctcctaatttattattctttgtagtctcatgtttttgcctaacctggcaaatatgaatcatttgtgttttgacaaactctttttcattcagtgtttttatgagaagccttataattgactcattttgtacatttgctctgttacaaaaacaggtattcttgcttttgtttattatttcaaccaaactgtttttgcacaaaaaataaatgaacaaaactctgcacatgaacccacagaaccagaacagaaccagaaccagactcagtattcaaacagtataaatgtcctcagagcaggctgacattcagaaaaatcagatggctgagcttggatgggctgatacatttcttctttcagtgaatatctgccgtgtttttgagaagattctctcagatggaagaagttgtctctcctccatcaccttcaccaggtggggcagactgaggccttgtcctgctccagctcagtgagtcgtctgctggttggatgagggcttcctctagatatgatcctccattaccacatcagctgtaggatttctcctgaatcatctcctgtagctcttccatcaaagagcctccacacagcagaagtttgaggttcctcctccacttggtcctctaatggtggaggtgtcagactgctgctcatattctctgaagtgtctcatcaataGCTCTGTTgccactgaaggcaagcttctttaatctaggatccagtgacatgttttctgctaggacagtgttaaactccatactccattaaatacgttaggagtcggctcttcagattcactacaaagcatcggctctgagagtcgtatcttttgtgccttatacatctctagaggacagactgtggtcacatgctgaccatgttcggctcaacatacagctgtaaggcagctttctcaactatgaacataatcaaaatatgttttgagaacggctcgaacaagcagcagctcagctctcccattaagctgcagagatattaggggagtgatatgagacagacaaaaatgtaaaagtgttcaaatgtttacatttatgagatttaattattgttaaagatgtatagaagttgattcaggttgttcagtcatgcttttttaagttctgaactttattttaagatatacagttacatataagttatttattaataaatgtcaaaatgtttttgaaccgtactgaatttatttgacagtcagtttttgattacaggcagactctaataaaactaccaggttacatcagcatatatcacagtaactcaagttagacattatgatgttctggacctttgctgactggacctctctgaattttagctgaatacccctggtttagaagaagagggacatgagtctagaacttctaatgacccaacatcagtcagtggagaaaaaataagaaaaagaaagcaaagctaaatgaaactatttcagtgttttaataagcctgttgcttgtcctgtgaatactgccactttagggaacactacagctggagctaaggttaacatttaggaaagggagcctgatgaagaggaaacatcagctctacctgatgaagaggaaacatcagctctacctgatgaagaggaa includes these proteins:
- the atcayb gene encoding caytaxin translates to MGTAEATLRMDSMEVKDEWQDEDFPRPLPEDGDIDSCGLTDNRTNPPTSLNVGESMTQRKRRTLVAPDMNLSLDQSEGSVLSDDFLETPDDLDINVDDIETPDETDSLEFINNGNELEWEDDTPVATAKRLPGESEEERDSSGRLWRTVIIGDQEQRIDMQVIRPYLRVVTHGGYYGEGLNAIIVFAACHLPDSSCEDYAYIMENLFLYVVSSLELLVAEDYMIIYLNGATPRRKMPGISWLKRCYQMIDRKLRKNLKCLIIAHPTWFIRTVLAISRPFISVKFMDKIRYVQTLEELSQIIPMEHVQIPECVLQYDDEKIRTQRERLEQERQQTNSTLPKERPKSMIAEVGRDI